The following are from one region of the Bactrocera oleae isolate idBacOlea1 chromosome 6, idBacOlea1, whole genome shotgun sequence genome:
- the LOC106621073 gene encoding serine-rich adhesin for platelets isoform X2 has product MRDDSVDVMGGGFTSAIAIVHLQQQQNVVKNEIDVIAVPIVGENNKPISVERKIKISTQMQEKLLDNIQTENDDQKIEKTFNINNTKKENKPSTATVRSTNTRPSSSGKNKGSKETCGKFAEKLRRSFRRGEHKSLEIKPPEHRLESLAGASHRDKQYSPGEKNSSCNSLTDSGGGNSFHLKPFGIRSLPPLQRNSHSIFSFSHLPSLGVGGSLDLGGGSKSSVYSTAGGGHINPALLLDSPDADTPPEYAYHHLSSVATTNSSTSLESNFGDIDERTSSLTSISYWAWHQSNSSMGGEVSTNSNNGVSAANNSGRTMDDVGLTAKQHKQKQKLKSQSSSKSDIHQQQASRSCSITSESSSTKLTRLQNLLFKSSNESTKSIHAHSNEGFTASSHNSSSGEWENLGFSNISGSCSHVAADFYVGSFPEESDDIECAFTVAQPADNNTVTTSKPLLKRADSSETAGSYYQYTLTSPNNPFLPEIIARTYHSVYDEENKTLEDNVTNVKCGPGGDLSGVEMDGSGSHSAQLPTPVYSRAGSQESTHSDSAISATAIAKNSANVQLPSSPINSSSSTPGRQRRKLFILNSPTRHLLHQQSTHKAQPQVTTPDTFLRKSTPCTSASDSNVIKSLNPFLPIANTVEGNSKKNTITTTTSTMTKTPAAAIYSATKRAPLKQSAVTSPIAMPQDLNTKREEFLRATMKICLVVSPPNSKLQLKSKSLTHLDGLDPTAACHRGIPVSITPNMSRSEVCTNTATSTIQTSEQLNPDQYPAVLNSSSTTAKITSEETSTPTGTKSVTSYKKKSPFLQRKKPLLTRSEVTSSEYFSVSFCTDQGGVEEEFIPATKGVTLYSALSQALKRRNLTFSQIAITDNNPPSSLLETGYSPLASSLEENTDIENLAGHHLTVTECDGSRKILQKAASFGSRTRPPRLLSSASTEETSEAAVPGKQLKQRWSGLFGIKNPQQSQLCELLNSYAKSGVPQKRASVNFDHPDFDAALEYLDNMHKSWKDIVDSTAMNDSEMRIQTAIWELVTTEVYYIHALQTVTDLFLACLEAVQLERLLTDVDQHRLFSNVRDICEANLKFWTLYLYPMVAHSVATGEPLRVTFFHQGFVAFASIFAPYKKYCAEQSTCQFYCKELNQNNPLFTSYLAWCESQKLCNRLRLADILVRPMQRLTKYSLLLTAIKKHMLDMEQIESVDSMIHSVEHFVFSVNNHLTTRQENERLKGVMARIESYDVVDTNNEHLDKMIKQYSKMFDLCAPMKGCPAHQVRHLFMEGDHKFKDNLGKTDVHCFLLTDMLLVCKAIAKRGLGSLKVIRQPYLTDRLVVQQSNNILNCIYLNEFQVVVTAFTLQCSEAKNWCESIKRAKMIYTRLKQGTGNWDNFRLGGGSGVSGNTVDALGVKKSPMNSSICSHVSSANNSHSGSVEWNDSRNISVDFEKTNSLSSDDGSMSKNLQSGPLKLKVNTITANTLSVQPLNHLGQSLPNLNLNQSHTNLYYTYSNNTLLVPGTTTSHSGNLLLSPSHRGISYPPPSPTRVPLRRGMAFSTSTKNPPLVKTRNITSQNSINWSQPQTTSASLQQRHKVPINSTVASNATNSMLSSPLGGVQLTQNKCHGTNESTTSVKPEIMAIQLSNDNLTDGTCQQHQHPQQMSTCNETDV; this is encoded by the exons ATGAGGGACGACAGCGTAGACGTAATGGGCGGTGGATTCACTTCCGCAATAGCAATCGTAcatttgcagcaacaacaaaacgttGTTAAAAACGAAATAGACGTCATTGCAGTGCCAATAGTAGGCGAAAACAACAAACCAATTTCCgtggaaagaaaaattaaaatatcaacgCAAATGCAGGAAAAATTGTTGGACAATATACAAACGGAAAATGACgaccaaaaaattgaaaagaccTTCAATATAAATAACACAAAGAAGGAAAACAAACCATCTACAGCAACAGTTAGAAGCACAAATACCCGTCCAAGTTCGTCAGGAAAAAATAAGGGTTCCAAAGAAACATGTGGAAAATTTGCGGAGAAGTTGAGACGTTCATTTCGACGCGGTGAACATAAATCACTTGAAATCAAACCACCTGAACATAGATTAGAGAGCCTTGCTGGTGCGAGTCACAGAGATAAACAGTACTCTCCAGGCGAAAAAAATAGCAGCTGCAATAGCCTTACTGACAGTGGGGGCGGAAATAGTTTTCACTTAAAACCCTTCGGCATTAGATCATTGCCCCCACTACAACGCAATTCCCATTCTATATTCTCTTTTAGTCATCTGCCTAGCCTGGGGGTCGGCGGTAGTTTAGACTTGGGTGGCGGCAGTAAAAGCAGTGTGTACAGTACGGCTGGTGGAGGACATATCAATCCGGCGCTACTTTTGGACAGTCCTGACGCAGACACACCACCCGAGTATGCATATCATCACCTAAGTAGTGTCGCAACGACAAACTCGAGTACCTCTTTGGAAAGTAACTTTGGCGACATCGACGAACGCACTTCGTCATTAACCAGCATCAGCTATTGGGCGTGGCATCAATCTAACTCCTCTATGGGTGGCGAGGTAAGCACTAACAGCAACAATGGTGTGTCAGCGGCAAATAATTCCGGACGAACAATGGACGATGTTGGTTTAACAGCGAAACAgcataaacaaaagcaaaagctaAAATCACAAAGCAGTAGTAAAAGTGATATTCACCAGCAACAAGCAAGTCGTAGTTGCAGCATTACCAGCGAGAGCAGTTCAACGAAACTCACGCGTCTACAAAATCTTCTTTTTAAATCAAGTAATGAAAGCACAAAAAGTATTCATGCGCACTCCAATGAGGGATTCACGGCTTCGTCACACAATTCTTCTTCGGGTGAATGGGAGAATTTGGGCTTTTCAAACATTAGCGGTAGTTGTAGTCATGTAGCCGCCGATTTTTATGTCGGTAGTTTTCCAGAAGAGTCCGATGACATTGAGTGCGCGTTTACAGTAGCACAACCGGCAGATAATAATACAGTTACCACGTCAAAGCCATTATTAAAACGTGCTGACTCAAGTGAAACAGCCGGATCGTATTATCAATATACTTTAACCTCACCGAATAATCCCTTTTTACCCGAAATCATTGCCCGTACCTATCATAGCGTCTATGATGAGGAGAACAAAACGCTCGAGGATAATGTGACCAATGTTAAGTGTGGTCCGGGAGGAGACTTGAGTGGGGTAGAAATGGATGGTAGTGGCTCGCATTCGGCTCAATTACCAACGCCTGTATATAGTCGAGCGGGTTCGCAAGAGTCCACACATAGTGATAGCGCTATCTCAGCAACAGCCATAGCGAAAAATTCTGCTAATGTACAGCTACCTTCTAGTCCTATTAACAGTTCATCATCAACACCGGGGCGACAGCGTCGAAAGCTGTTCATCTTGAATTCGCCTACACGACACTTGCTACATCAACAGTCAACTCACAAAGCACAACCGCAAGTTACTACACCAGATACCTTCCTCCGAAAATCTACACCATGTACTTCCGCTTCCGATAGCAATGTTATAAAGAGCCTTAATCCCTTTCTTCCAATTGCGAATACTGTTGAAGGTAACAGCAAGAAGAACACTATCACAACGACCACTTCAACGATGACAAAAACACCAGCCGCTGCAATATATAGCGCAACGAAGCGTGCGCCACTAAAGCAATCAGCCGTAACATCTCCAATCGCAATGCCGCAGGATTTGAATACAAAACGCGAGGAATTCTTGCGTGCTACCATGAAGATTTGCTTAGTAGTCTCTCCGCCAAATAGTAAATTGCAG TTGAAATCTAAAAGCCTAACACACTTGGATGGTCTCGACCCCACGGCAGCATGTCATCGTGGCATTCCCGTTAGCATAACACCGAATATG AGCCGGAGCGAAGTTTGCACAAATACGGCCACTTCAACAATTCAAACCTCTGAACAGCTCAATCCAGATCAATATCCAGCTGTGTTGAACTCTTCTTCAACGACAGCGAAAATAACTAGTGAAGAGACATCAACTCCAACAGGCACCAAGTCTGTGACGAGTTATAAGAAAAAATCTCCATTTCTACAGCGTAAAAAGCCACTGCTAACACGCAGTGAG GTAACGAGTTCGGAATACTTTTCTGTGAGTTTTTGTACAGACCAAGGTGGTGTAGAGGAGGAATTCATACCAGCGACCAAAGGCGTAACTTTGTA TTCCGCGCTAAGTCAAGCGTTGAAAAGACGCAATTTAACATTTTCACAAATCGCCATCACTGATAATAATCCACCCAGTAGTCTTTTAGAAACTG GGTACTCACCATTAGCTAGTTCTTTGGAGGAAAATACTGATATAGAAAATTTGGCTGGACATCATTTGACTGTAACTGAATGCGATGGTAGTCGAAAAATCTTACAAAAGGCCGCATCATTT GGTTCTCGCACACGTCCACCGCGATTGCTCTCCTCCGCCTCTACGGAGGAGACTAGCGAAGCCGCTGTTCCAGGAAAACAACTCAAACAACGCTGGTCCGGTTTGTTCGGTATTAAAAATCCGCAGCAAAGTCAATTATGTGAATTGCTTAATAGTTACGCAAAGAGTGGTGTACCACAAAAGAGAGCATCAGTAAATTTCGATCATCCGGATTTTGACGCGGCCTTAGAGTATTTGGACAATATGCACAAGTCATGGAAGGATATTGTCGATAGCACAGCCATGAATGACAGCGAAATGCGAATACAAACTGCAATTTGGGAATTAGTTACCACCGAAGTATATTACATTCACGCACTCCAAACAGTAACAGAT CTCTTTTTGGCATGTTTAGAAGCTGTGCAATTAGAGCGACTGCTTACCGATGTAGATCAACATCGACTATTTTCGAATGTACGGGATATATGTGAAGCAAATCTTAAGTTCTGGACACTTTATCTCTACCCCATGGTGGCGCACAGTGTCGCTACTGGTGAACCTTTACGTGTTACCTTCTTCCACCAGGGTTTTGTTGCTTTCGCCTCAATATTCGCACCATACAAAAAGTATTGTGCAGAACAGAGTACTTGCCAGTTCTATTGCAAGGAGCTTAATCAAAACAATCCACTTTTTACATCTTATTTGGCCTGGTGTGAGTCGCAAAAGCTATGTAACCGGCTGCGTTTGGCCGACATTTTGGTGCGACCGATGCAACGATTGACCAAGTACAGTCTCCTGTTGACAGCGATCAAGAAGCACATGTTAGATATGGAGCAGATCGAGTCAGTCGATTCAATg ATCCACTCAGTGGAGCACTTCGTGTTTAGTGTGAATAACCACTTGACAACGCGTCAGGAAAATGAACGTTTAAAAGGTGTTATGGCGCGCATTGAATCCTATGATGTAGTG GACACCAACAACGAGCATCTAGACAAAATGATAAAGCAATATAGTAAAATGTTTGACTTGTGCGCTCCAATGAAAGGATGTCCTGCTCATCAAGTACGCCATCTCTTTATGGAAGGCGACCATAAATTCAAAGACAACCTTGGCAAGACCGATGttcattgttttttgttgacGGATATGCTGCTTGTCTGCAAAGCGATCGCGAAACGTGGTCTAGGTTCGCTCAAAGTGATTCGTCAACCGTACTTAACCGATAGACTTGTTGTACAACAaagcaataatattttaaattgtatctACCTCAATGAATTTCAAGTGGTCGTTACTGCATTCACTCTACAATGTTCAGAGGCAAAAAATTGGTGTGAGTCCATAAAGCGCGCTAAAATGATTTACACAAGACTGAAACAAGGTACCGGCAATTGGGACAATTTCCGTTTGGGTGGAGGGAGTGGTGTAAGTGGCAATACAGTGGATGCACTAGGAGTAAAAAAATCGCCAATGAACTCGTCAATATGCAGTCATGTATCCAGCGCGAATAATAGTCACAGCGGCTCAGTCGAGTGGAATGATTCGCGTAATATAtctgtggactttgaaaagacCAATTCATTATCTAGTGATGATGGTTCTATGA gcAAAAATTTGCAATCCGGTCCTCTCAAACTCAAAGTTAACACTATAACGGCGAATACACTTTCCGTACAGCCACTTAATCACCTGGGACAAAGTCTGCCGAATCTAAACCTGAACCAAAGCCATAC TAACCTATATTATACTTATAGTAATAATACACTGCTGGTACCTGGCACAACAACAAGCCATTCGGGAAATTTGTTACTTTCGCCTAGTCATAGAGGAATTTCTTATCCACCACCTAGTCCAACAAG AGTACCACTTCGTCGCGGCATGGCTTTTTCTACTTCCACCAAAAATCCGCCACTAGTCAAAACTCGCAATATTACATCACAGAATAGCATTAACTGGTCACAACCGCAAACTACATCGGCAAGCTTACAACAGCGACACAAAGTACCAATTAATAGCACTGTAGCGAGTAACGCAACGAACTCCATGCTGTCATCACCTCTTGGTGGAGTGCAGCTTACTCAAAATAAATGTCATGGAACTAACGAAAGCACAACCAGTGTAAAACCTGAAATAATGGCAATTCAACTGTCCAATGATAATTTGACAGATGGTACTTGCCAACAGCATCAGCATCCTCAACAAATGTCTACCTGTAATGAAACCGATGTTTGA
- the LOC106621073 gene encoding serine-rich adhesin for platelets isoform X4, whose amino-acid sequence MRDDSVDVMGGGFTSAIAIVHLQQQQNVVKNEIDVIAVPIVGENNKPISVERKIKISTQMQEKLLDNIQTENDDQKIEKTFNINNTKKENKPSTATVRSTNTRPSSSGKNKGSKETCGKFAEKLRRSFRRGEHKSLEIKPPEHRLESLAGASHRDKQYSPGEKNSSCNSLTDSGGGNSFHLKPFGIRSLPPLQRNSHSIFSFSHLPSLGVGGSLDLGGGSKSSVYSTAGGGHINPALLLDSPDADTPPEYAYHHLSSVATTNSSTSLESNFGDIDERTSSLTSISYWAWHQSNSSMGGEVSTNSNNGVSAANNSGRTMDDVGLTAKQHKQKQKLKSQSSSKSDIHQQQASRSCSITSESSSTKLTRLQNLLFKSSNESTKSIHAHSNEGFTASSHNSSSGEWENLGFSNISGSCSHVAADFYVGSFPEESDDIECAFTVAQPADNNTVTTSKPLLKRADSSETAGSYYQYTLTSPNNPFLPEIIARTYHSVYDEENKTLEDNVTNVKCGPGGDLSGVEMDGSGSHSAQLPTPVYSRAGSQESTHSDSAISATAIAKNSANVQLPSSPINSSSSTPGRQRRKLFILNSPTRHLLHQQSTHKAQPQVTTPDTFLRKSTPCTSASDSNVIKSLNPFLPIANTVEGNSKKNTITTTTSTMTKTPAAAIYSATKRAPLKQSAVTSPIAMPQDLNTKREEFLRATMKICLVVSPPNSKLQLKSKSLTHLDGLDPTAACHRGIPVSITPNMSRSEVCTNTATSTIQTSEQLNPDQYPAVLNSSSTTAKITSEETSTPTGTKSVTSYKKKSPFLQRKKPLLTRSEVTSSEYFSVSFCTDQGGVEEEFIPATKGVTLYSALSQALKRRNLTFSQIAITDNNPPSSLLETGYSPLASSLEENTDIENLAGHHLTVTECDGSRKILQKAASFGSRTRPPRLLSSASTEETSEAAVPGKQLKQRWSGLFGIKNPQQSQLCELLNSYAKSGVPQKRASVNFDHPDFDAALEYLDNMHKSWKDIVDSTAMNDSEMRIQTAIWELVTTEVYYIHALQTVTDLFLACLEAVQLERLLTDVDQHRLFSNVRDICEANLKFWTLYLYPMVAHSVATGEPLRVTFFHQGFVAFASIFAPYKKYCAEQSTCQFYCKELNQNNPLFTSYLAWCESQKLCNRLRLADILVRPMQRLTKYSLLLTAIKKHMLDMEQIESVDSMIHSVEHFVFSVNNHLTTRQENERLKGVMARIESYDVVDTNNEHLDKMIKQYSKMFDLCAPMKGCPAHQVRHLFMEGDHKFKDNLGKTDVHCFLLTDMLLVCKAIAKRGLGSLKVIRQPYLTDRLVVQQSNNILNCIYLNEFQVVVTAFTLQCSEAKNWCESIKRAKMIYTRLKQGTGNWDNFRLGGGSGVSGNTVDALGVKKSPMNSSICSHVSSANNSHSGSVEWNDSRNISVDFEKTNSLSSDDGSMSKNLQSGPLKLKVNTITANTLSVQPLNHLGQSLPNLNLNQSHTF is encoded by the exons ATGAGGGACGACAGCGTAGACGTAATGGGCGGTGGATTCACTTCCGCAATAGCAATCGTAcatttgcagcaacaacaaaacgttGTTAAAAACGAAATAGACGTCATTGCAGTGCCAATAGTAGGCGAAAACAACAAACCAATTTCCgtggaaagaaaaattaaaatatcaacgCAAATGCAGGAAAAATTGTTGGACAATATACAAACGGAAAATGACgaccaaaaaattgaaaagaccTTCAATATAAATAACACAAAGAAGGAAAACAAACCATCTACAGCAACAGTTAGAAGCACAAATACCCGTCCAAGTTCGTCAGGAAAAAATAAGGGTTCCAAAGAAACATGTGGAAAATTTGCGGAGAAGTTGAGACGTTCATTTCGACGCGGTGAACATAAATCACTTGAAATCAAACCACCTGAACATAGATTAGAGAGCCTTGCTGGTGCGAGTCACAGAGATAAACAGTACTCTCCAGGCGAAAAAAATAGCAGCTGCAATAGCCTTACTGACAGTGGGGGCGGAAATAGTTTTCACTTAAAACCCTTCGGCATTAGATCATTGCCCCCACTACAACGCAATTCCCATTCTATATTCTCTTTTAGTCATCTGCCTAGCCTGGGGGTCGGCGGTAGTTTAGACTTGGGTGGCGGCAGTAAAAGCAGTGTGTACAGTACGGCTGGTGGAGGACATATCAATCCGGCGCTACTTTTGGACAGTCCTGACGCAGACACACCACCCGAGTATGCATATCATCACCTAAGTAGTGTCGCAACGACAAACTCGAGTACCTCTTTGGAAAGTAACTTTGGCGACATCGACGAACGCACTTCGTCATTAACCAGCATCAGCTATTGGGCGTGGCATCAATCTAACTCCTCTATGGGTGGCGAGGTAAGCACTAACAGCAACAATGGTGTGTCAGCGGCAAATAATTCCGGACGAACAATGGACGATGTTGGTTTAACAGCGAAACAgcataaacaaaagcaaaagctaAAATCACAAAGCAGTAGTAAAAGTGATATTCACCAGCAACAAGCAAGTCGTAGTTGCAGCATTACCAGCGAGAGCAGTTCAACGAAACTCACGCGTCTACAAAATCTTCTTTTTAAATCAAGTAATGAAAGCACAAAAAGTATTCATGCGCACTCCAATGAGGGATTCACGGCTTCGTCACACAATTCTTCTTCGGGTGAATGGGAGAATTTGGGCTTTTCAAACATTAGCGGTAGTTGTAGTCATGTAGCCGCCGATTTTTATGTCGGTAGTTTTCCAGAAGAGTCCGATGACATTGAGTGCGCGTTTACAGTAGCACAACCGGCAGATAATAATACAGTTACCACGTCAAAGCCATTATTAAAACGTGCTGACTCAAGTGAAACAGCCGGATCGTATTATCAATATACTTTAACCTCACCGAATAATCCCTTTTTACCCGAAATCATTGCCCGTACCTATCATAGCGTCTATGATGAGGAGAACAAAACGCTCGAGGATAATGTGACCAATGTTAAGTGTGGTCCGGGAGGAGACTTGAGTGGGGTAGAAATGGATGGTAGTGGCTCGCATTCGGCTCAATTACCAACGCCTGTATATAGTCGAGCGGGTTCGCAAGAGTCCACACATAGTGATAGCGCTATCTCAGCAACAGCCATAGCGAAAAATTCTGCTAATGTACAGCTACCTTCTAGTCCTATTAACAGTTCATCATCAACACCGGGGCGACAGCGTCGAAAGCTGTTCATCTTGAATTCGCCTACACGACACTTGCTACATCAACAGTCAACTCACAAAGCACAACCGCAAGTTACTACACCAGATACCTTCCTCCGAAAATCTACACCATGTACTTCCGCTTCCGATAGCAATGTTATAAAGAGCCTTAATCCCTTTCTTCCAATTGCGAATACTGTTGAAGGTAACAGCAAGAAGAACACTATCACAACGACCACTTCAACGATGACAAAAACACCAGCCGCTGCAATATATAGCGCAACGAAGCGTGCGCCACTAAAGCAATCAGCCGTAACATCTCCAATCGCAATGCCGCAGGATTTGAATACAAAACGCGAGGAATTCTTGCGTGCTACCATGAAGATTTGCTTAGTAGTCTCTCCGCCAAATAGTAAATTGCAG TTGAAATCTAAAAGCCTAACACACTTGGATGGTCTCGACCCCACGGCAGCATGTCATCGTGGCATTCCCGTTAGCATAACACCGAATATG AGCCGGAGCGAAGTTTGCACAAATACGGCCACTTCAACAATTCAAACCTCTGAACAGCTCAATCCAGATCAATATCCAGCTGTGTTGAACTCTTCTTCAACGACAGCGAAAATAACTAGTGAAGAGACATCAACTCCAACAGGCACCAAGTCTGTGACGAGTTATAAGAAAAAATCTCCATTTCTACAGCGTAAAAAGCCACTGCTAACACGCAGTGAG GTAACGAGTTCGGAATACTTTTCTGTGAGTTTTTGTACAGACCAAGGTGGTGTAGAGGAGGAATTCATACCAGCGACCAAAGGCGTAACTTTGTA TTCCGCGCTAAGTCAAGCGTTGAAAAGACGCAATTTAACATTTTCACAAATCGCCATCACTGATAATAATCCACCCAGTAGTCTTTTAGAAACTG GGTACTCACCATTAGCTAGTTCTTTGGAGGAAAATACTGATATAGAAAATTTGGCTGGACATCATTTGACTGTAACTGAATGCGATGGTAGTCGAAAAATCTTACAAAAGGCCGCATCATTT GGTTCTCGCACACGTCCACCGCGATTGCTCTCCTCCGCCTCTACGGAGGAGACTAGCGAAGCCGCTGTTCCAGGAAAACAACTCAAACAACGCTGGTCCGGTTTGTTCGGTATTAAAAATCCGCAGCAAAGTCAATTATGTGAATTGCTTAATAGTTACGCAAAGAGTGGTGTACCACAAAAGAGAGCATCAGTAAATTTCGATCATCCGGATTTTGACGCGGCCTTAGAGTATTTGGACAATATGCACAAGTCATGGAAGGATATTGTCGATAGCACAGCCATGAATGACAGCGAAATGCGAATACAAACTGCAATTTGGGAATTAGTTACCACCGAAGTATATTACATTCACGCACTCCAAACAGTAACAGAT CTCTTTTTGGCATGTTTAGAAGCTGTGCAATTAGAGCGACTGCTTACCGATGTAGATCAACATCGACTATTTTCGAATGTACGGGATATATGTGAAGCAAATCTTAAGTTCTGGACACTTTATCTCTACCCCATGGTGGCGCACAGTGTCGCTACTGGTGAACCTTTACGTGTTACCTTCTTCCACCAGGGTTTTGTTGCTTTCGCCTCAATATTCGCACCATACAAAAAGTATTGTGCAGAACAGAGTACTTGCCAGTTCTATTGCAAGGAGCTTAATCAAAACAATCCACTTTTTACATCTTATTTGGCCTGGTGTGAGTCGCAAAAGCTATGTAACCGGCTGCGTTTGGCCGACATTTTGGTGCGACCGATGCAACGATTGACCAAGTACAGTCTCCTGTTGACAGCGATCAAGAAGCACATGTTAGATATGGAGCAGATCGAGTCAGTCGATTCAATg ATCCACTCAGTGGAGCACTTCGTGTTTAGTGTGAATAACCACTTGACAACGCGTCAGGAAAATGAACGTTTAAAAGGTGTTATGGCGCGCATTGAATCCTATGATGTAGTG GACACCAACAACGAGCATCTAGACAAAATGATAAAGCAATATAGTAAAATGTTTGACTTGTGCGCTCCAATGAAAGGATGTCCTGCTCATCAAGTACGCCATCTCTTTATGGAAGGCGACCATAAATTCAAAGACAACCTTGGCAAGACCGATGttcattgttttttgttgacGGATATGCTGCTTGTCTGCAAAGCGATCGCGAAACGTGGTCTAGGTTCGCTCAAAGTGATTCGTCAACCGTACTTAACCGATAGACTTGTTGTACAACAaagcaataatattttaaattgtatctACCTCAATGAATTTCAAGTGGTCGTTACTGCATTCACTCTACAATGTTCAGAGGCAAAAAATTGGTGTGAGTCCATAAAGCGCGCTAAAATGATTTACACAAGACTGAAACAAGGTACCGGCAATTGGGACAATTTCCGTTTGGGTGGAGGGAGTGGTGTAAGTGGCAATACAGTGGATGCACTAGGAGTAAAAAAATCGCCAATGAACTCGTCAATATGCAGTCATGTATCCAGCGCGAATAATAGTCACAGCGGCTCAGTCGAGTGGAATGATTCGCGTAATATAtctgtggactttgaaaagacCAATTCATTATCTAGTGATGATGGTTCTATGA gcAAAAATTTGCAATCCGGTCCTCTCAAACTCAAAGTTAACACTATAACGGCGAATACACTTTCCGTACAGCCACTTAATCACCTGGGACAAAGTCTGCCGAATCTAAACCTGAACCAAAGCCATAC TTTTTGA